CATGAAGGTGTGTGTTTATGAGTTTAGTTATCAGTTTCAGGATGATCTGATTAGTAGATATTTTTGGTAGGTATAGATGTTTCTGTGTTATATCTCGATTTGTTGTTGAATTTATGAAATATTTGTGTGTAATATTGATGTGTAAGTTAGGCTTTGTTCATGTAGGTTTGTGTTTATGAGTTTAGTTATCAGCTATAGGATGAACTGATTAGTAGATATTTTTGTGGAACTTACATTTGTTAATTGCTGGATTAGATTTGAAAACCATGGGAAAGAGCTATCCATGTGTTAGTGAGGAGTACAAGAAGGCTGTTGATAAAGCCAGGAAGAAGCTCAGAGGATTCATTGCTGAGAAGAGATGTGCTCCTTTGATGCTCCGTCTTGCGTAAGTTTTACGATCATTTTATGCATTATTTATGTGATTTCGGTTTAAGGAAATAGGAGTTTTGTGTTTATCATTTTCTGCATCTGTTTTGATCATGCTAACATGCCTCTGGAAATGATGGTTATCCGATAAATCTTTTAGAGTAGTTAGTTCACTTTTAACAATTTTTTGTACATCTGAACAAGGAGATGCACTCCACTTATTGATATAAAATGGATTTTTTATGAATCAAATATTGTGGATCCTGGATATAATTATTCAGTAACACTGGCCCGTTATTTCAAATCATAATCATATAATTagtttctaaaacaaatgtttctTTACTTGGAATGAATTACTCTATACCCGATTGGCCAATTTTATGAacatatcctgaagtctttcacTTATATCCTCATAATGGGCTACAGATGGCACTCTGCTGGTACTTTTGACGTGAACACCAAAACCGGAGGTCCTTTTGGTACCATGAGGTACAAGGCTGAGCTAAGCCATGGTGCCAACAACGGTCTTGACATTGCTGTCAGGCTGCTGGAGCCTATTAAGGAGCAATTCCCCATCCTCTCATATGGTGATTTCTATCAGGTAATTTAAAATCTTTTATGCAAATACTTCCGGTCTGGATTAACTAGTTGGTGCTGATATGCTTATCCTTTATTGTAGTTGGCTGGTGTTGTTGCTGTCGAAGTTACCGGAGGACCTGAAGTTCCTTTCCATCCCGGAAGAGAGGTTCGTGTTATTTCCATCAAATTGTCAATTGATTCTGTTTAAATTCTATATTGTTTTAAAATGCATCGTTATGTTCTAATTTGTTTTTCCAGGACAAAGAAGAGCCACCAGTTGAAGGCCGTCTTCCTGACGCAACAAAGGGTTAGTGAGTTTGATATCTTCAAAGTTTTTGATGATTAACAATGTGAAGTCTTGAAGTTGTTAGATATGTTAACTTGCAGGAAACGACCATCTGAGGGATGTGTTTGTTAAGACCATGGGCCTTGAAGATATCGACATTGTAACTCTATCTGGTGGCCATACTCTGGTTGGTTCAATACATCTGTTGTTTTATTCATCGTTATGATTGATCACTGCAAATTTCTAATGATTAAGTGTAACCGTTTATAGGGAGCTGCCCACAAGGAGCGATCTGGATTCGAGGGACCATGGACTCCCAATCCTCTTATCTTCGACAACAGCTACTTCACGTGAGTTTTTCTTTATGTTTCTGTCTTCGTTTGATTCTTGTTATAATCAAATTCTAAAAGGGATCTGTTTTGAACAGTGAACTTCTTGCTGGTGAGAAAGAGGGGCTCCTGAAGCTACCCACCGACAAAGCTCTTCTTGAGGACCCTGTATTCCGACCGTTGGTTGAGAAATATGCTGCTGTGAGTACAACTTATACCACCAGAACATATATATCAATATATCATAAATATAAGTGGAtgcttagttttttttttttttttttttttttgttttggatTTGAATCAGGATGAGGATGCATTCTTTGCTGATTATGCAGTTTCACACATGAAACTCTCCGAGTTGGGGTAAATATTCAACTTTTTGGTTTTATATCTGCCATATAAATTCCATTTGTGCTGACAAATTTGTTTGGAACTATTGCAGATTTGCTGATGCCTAAAGTTTGTGATGGAGTGGGGGCGACCTGTTTGGCAATTATATTTTGAGTGTTAaagtgtttttgttttgtttgtcaAGAGATTAAAAAACACACTGTGAAGCATATGAGACCCTCTTGAGTTGGGGTTGCAGTTTGATTAATGAAGTATTCAGCCTTGATTTATAATTTTCTTAATCTTGAATTTCTCCTATTATTACTAATTATTTGCATTTGAAAAGGCCTTAGCGTTTGTTAAATACCGTTACTAGGTTTTTGTTATTTGTACTTGTAATCGGGGATAACTGAATGCTGTTAGGCCTATAAACCAATGAACACCAAAAACGTATCTGTAttgcttatttttacttgggCTTTACTCCTCTTACAGTTAAAACTGGTCTTCAATAATTCAAGGAAAAAACAACAGTAGACAAATACAACAACGGTAGACAAATACAACTGAACATAAGATGCATACATTTGATGTTATTTCAAGGGAAAAACAACTATAGACGATTTAGACAAGATGCATACATTTGACCTTGACAACGTGGTCTGCCTAGATTATTGTTATGAAATGTTCGGTAGGTCTCATATGCTTTAGCAATTTATTTTACATAAACCATGGAAATCATTGTTGAAAATATTATATTCGTGCATTAGTTTTGTAATCAATATATTCAGTAAGTTATGTTAAGCATAATATGGACAACTTCATACATAATTTTGTATTCAGTTTGGGTGGAATACTGAATCTATATATTTTACCATtctttttaaacaaaaagttaCACATTTTGAAGATGACAAACCAAGAAACATAAACATGCAGAACAAAATAACATCACAAAGGAAAACCCATCAAACACATCCGTGAAATAATATACATCTTAGGAAAAATGGTTCCGTAATTTTATCTATGATAAGGGGTGGCAAAAGCGATATATAAAAGTGCATGTCTAAACGCCTTAGGGTAGGTTGAACCCATTCAGTATGGATTGAGGATGCAAACGTGACGCTTGGATACCCAAGTGAATACCATCTCGTCCCCTTGATACTGAAATTTTCATCCGGATTGGAGATGGTAGCGCTGCCCATCTTGTGCACGTTTTCTCTTGcttctcgtctctctctctctccctctcttatTACTTAATAAATTAACTATTTAAAAAATGTTTGAGAAGAATTCCATGGTTTGACCGTTTTAGGATAAAAAGGATGAGAAAGAAAATTGGATGTGACACAGATGTTGTTAAGGACGGTGAGAATCGACTTCCTCCACGCTAATTGCTTTTTCCGGCATCTTCTTTCTTCTTAGATCCCCTTAGGTTCACATATTCCTTTAAACTTTAAATTGGAAAGTTTACCATATCAAATAATGTTTGGTTGGCACAACAATTGAAATGTTTTCCTCACTTTGTTTTGGAATACACAATTTCGACTAAAATACCCTCACAACCATACAATGTATTTCGTGTTTTCTTCTGGGCTTCTTCCAAAACCGTGGATCTCTGTGTCTTCTTCGAAGATCATCGTCACTTCATCTTGATTTTTCAAATGTCGATCGCCAAAGCGGCTCACTTTATAATCTTGCTTCACATGTTACGGTCAAGCTTGATTCCATTTAGATTTCAACATTCTTGTTCTAAAGGCGCTTTTGTTTTCAGCTTCTAGCTACACCAAACAAAGATCTCGACATCCTCCCTGGCCTTTATCAAAGATTTTCCCACATGGCCATCCATTAGCCATTAGTTTTATTGATCGAATGTTAACATCGGATCCAACCAAACGAATCACAGGTACCACCATTGACCATACATAGTTTACTTCCAAATATTTGAATAAACACACAAACTGAACCAAAATTCATTTCTTGATCAGACCACCCAAATTCAAAATTGTTCCAGACAACTTGCAGACGAAGCCCGTAGCTGATCAATCATCATCACCCATTTTGACCCGCTCTTGTCAAGATTTTGTTATAGCGTCCACAATTCGACCCGTTTACAAGCCTAAGAGAGCCCAAAATAGCAAAAGAAAACCCTAAACGGGTCGACTGCCACGGTTTAATATCACa
The Helianthus annuus cultivar XRQ/B chromosome 6, HanXRQr2.0-SUNRISE, whole genome shotgun sequence genome window above contains:
- the LOC110918963 gene encoding L-ascorbate peroxidase, cytosolic — its product is MGKSYPCVSEEYKKAVDKARKKLRGFIAEKRCAPLMLRLAWHSAGTFDVNTKTGGPFGTMRYKAELSHGANNGLDIAVRLLEPIKEQFPILSYGDFYQLAGVVAVEVTGGPEVPFHPGREDKEEPPVEGRLPDATKGNDHLRDVFVKTMGLEDIDIVTLSGGHTLGAAHKERSGFEGPWTPNPLIFDNSYFTELLAGEKEGLLKLPTDKALLEDPVFRPLVEKYAADEDAFFADYAVSHMKLSELGFADA